The Spiroplasma litorale nucleotide sequence GTTATACAAGCAACATAACCAAAGCCAATTATTACCCCACTCATTAATCCAAGTAAGATTTGTTTAATCATAGTATATTGAATTTTTTTAATCGATGCTTTAAAACCACCTAGGGTTCCACAAAGCATGAAAGAATGTTCGCCATCAAGTAAAGAATAATCATAATTCTTTAATTCCTTGATTTCCATTTCTAATTTGTCAATCTTATCCGACATAATATCTCATTTCTATAATTGATTAATACTTTATTAACCTTCTACTTTTATTTCTTTTATATTTTCATTTCTAACAAAAAGGATTTTGCTTCCTGGTTTTGCTCCTCATTTTTTTGCAATTTTTATAATTTCTTTTTCGTCTTCTATAAATTTATTTAAATCACTTACTTTATTCATAAATATTGAATGTAATGAACCAAATGAGGTTCATAATTTTTCATTGTCACATACACCTAAAATTGTAATGTTTGGTCTAAACTTAGAAATAGTTTTTAGTAATTCACCAGTTCTTGAAACAACTACTGCAAAATCATATGCTCCAGACAATGTAGTATTAGCAAGTTGATTTGCAATATCTGCTCTTTTACCACTAGTAGTTTTTTGAGCATTTTCTAATTGTTTTTCATAGTATAGTTTTGAGTAGAATTCCATTTCAGCTCTTTTGTTAATTGCAGCCATTGTTTCTACAGTAATGAATGGGAAATCTCCGTTTGCAGATTCTCCACTTAACATTGTAGCATCAGCTCCAAGTTCAGTTGCATAATAAACATCAGTTACTTCTGCTCTTGTTGGTTGAGGGTTATCTGTCATTGATTCTAACATTTGAGTTGCAACAATTACAATTTTACCTTTTTCTCTACATTTTCTTATTATTTGTTTTTCTCAATAAGGAACATCATAATAAGGTATTTCAAGTCCTAAATCTCCTCTAGCAACCATTATTCCATCAGATGCTTCAATTATTGAATCAATGTTGTCACAACCAACTTGTGATTCAATTTTTGAAATTATTTGTACATTTGTAGCATCTTTTTCTTTTAAAATTTTTCTAATTTCATTAACATTATCTGCTGAGTTTACAAAACTTGCTGCAATGTAGTCAATACCTTGTTCAATACCAAAATTAATATCGTTATAATCTTTTTCAGCTAAAAATGGTAAAGTGAATTCGATTCCTGGTAAATTAACTCTTTTGTTTGATTTTACAACGTGTGAGTTAAATGCTT carries:
- the pyk gene encoding pyruvate kinase — protein: MKKLEDKIKRTKIITTLGPSVHSKEAIKELFEKGMNTIRLNFSHADFQEHGERIEWVKELRKEMDKPISILLDTKGPEIRVGKMIDGKQLIKKDTVVTIYTDPKDFATKECSGTELQMSYDMSQDLKAGDTVLVDDGKLTMYVEKVEKYKVTCKAFNSHVVKSNKRVNLPGIEFTLPFLAEKDYNDINFGIEQGIDYIAASFVNSADNVNEIRKILKEKDATNVQIISKIESQVGCDNIDSIIEASDGIMVARGDLGLEIPYYDVPYWEKQIIRKCREKGKIVIVATQMLESMTDNPQPTRAEVTDVYYATELGADATMLSGESANGDFPFITVETMAAINKRAEMEFYSKLYYEKQLENAQKTTSGKRADIANQLANTTLSGAYDFAVVVSRTGELLKTISKFRPNITILGVCDNEKLWTSFGSLHSIFMNKVSDLNKFIEDEKEIIKIAKKWGAKPGSKILFVRNENIKEIKVEG